In Planctomycetia bacterium, the DNA window CCGTGCGGCATTGGCGAAACGTGTCTTCCTGTCGACTCCGGAATCTGCCGAAGATTTGGCGTATCTGGAGCAAGTTACCCATCCTCGCATAGCCAAACGTTTACGCGACCAGGCCTTCATCCTCGCTCAAGCCGGGCGAAAAGTGCTGGTTTTAGATGCCCCCGTACTGTTGAAAGCAGGTTGGGACCGGTTCTGTACTCACCTTCTATTCGTCGATTCCACGCTCGAACGGCGGCAGCAGCGGGCCGCCGAGCGCGGCTGGAAGGCCGGCGAATTAGCGGCTCGCGAAGCGGTTCAAGACCCATTGGAGCGGAAACGTAGCAAGTCGACCATCGTCGTCGACAACTCCGGAACGGCCGAAGAAACGAAATCTCAGCTAGCCCGCATCTGGCCGATTC includes these proteins:
- the coaE gene encoding dephospho-CoA kinase (Dephospho-CoA kinase (CoaE) performs the final step in coenzyme A biosynthesis.), whose product is MTTDLAFPSDMKIIGVVGGVASGKSFVARCLEELGAGRLDADSAGHEVLREPDVEDAARARWGDEVFAPEGRIDRAALAKRVFLSTPESAEDLAYLEQVTHPRIAKRLRDQAFILAQAGRKVLVLDAPVLLKAGWDRFCTHLLFVDSTLERRQQRAAERGWKAGELAAREAVQDPLERKRSKSTIVVDNSGTAEETKSQLARIWPILLD